Part of the Streptomyces sp. WMMC500 genome is shown below.
TCCGCCCGACGCCCAGCGTGACGGTCGCGCCGCCGACCGAATGGAAGCCGTCCACCGCGCGATGGCCCAGCGAGGTGACGGCGACGGTGCCCCGCAGTTCGGGCCGGTGCGCGAGCGACCGCGTCGCGAGCCGGAACAGCGTGCGGCCGACAGGCACGGGCAGCCGGTGCAGCTTGCGGACCGCCTCGAACTCCGGCATGGACGCGGGATCTCCGTCGCGCAGCCGGTCCACGTGCCCCTGCACGTCGTCCAGGCTCGCCTGGTCCAGCTTCGGCACGACGGAGGACAGCACCACGCGGCGCCCGCCGAGGGTCTTGTCCAGCGTCACCTTGCCGCCGACGGTCGCGTAGCGGGCGACCTTGGGGCGGAGCCGGCCGCGGATGGCCGCGTTGGCCTCCGGGTGCCGGGCGAGCACGCTGCCGGACGCATGCAGGACGTACGAGACGACCGAGTACCTGCGGCCGTCGCGCCGGGCCTGCGCCCGGTGCTCCTGTATCCGGCTCATGTCCACCTCGGTGTCGAGGAAGACCGGCGCCGCGTCCCGTATCTCGTCGCAGTGGTAGAGCGTGTGGCGGCGCTCGGCGGGGAAGCGGGTGACGCTCACGCCGCGACCGCCGCCTTGTGGATGCCGTTGAGGCTGCCGGCCTCCAGCAGGTCCGGAAGCGACACGCTGCGCCCGGTGCGGCGTTCGAGCGCGGCCGTCAGCCAGAGCAGGTGCACCGAGTCCCAGCCGGCGATCTCGTCCAGAGGCCGGTCGGCGTCCTCGACGGACACCGGCAGCCCCAGCTCGTCACGGATCAGCACCACAAGATCGTCGATGGTCGT
Proteins encoded:
- a CDS encoding acyl carrier protein; the encoded protein is MTTIDDLVVLIRDELGLPVSVEDADRPLDEIAGWDSVHLLWLTAALERRTGRSVSLPDLLEAGSLNGIHKAAVAA
- a CDS encoding 2-oxo acid dehydrogenase subunit E2, whose product is MSVTRFPAERRHTLYHCDEIRDAAPVFLDTEVDMSRIQEHRAQARRDGRRYSVVSYVLHASGSVLARHPEANAAIRGRLRPKVARYATVGGKVTLDKTLGGRRVVLSSVVPKLDQASLDDVQGHVDRLRDGDPASMPEFEAVRKLHRLPVPVGRTLFRLATRSLAHRPELRGTVAVTSLGHRAVDGFHSVGGATVTLGVGRIVDRPVVRDGAVVVAPVMRLNLAFDHRVIDGAEAADVLSELRDFLEAYGPEAAPGTADAGEAAVAEPSAGRPAAQEESVHEAADARDPASPAPSP